A genomic window from Silene latifolia isolate original U9 population chromosome Y, ASM4854445v1, whole genome shotgun sequence includes:
- the LOC141631152 gene encoding uncharacterized protein LOC141631152: protein MAGDDTNTTVSFPRIDPSSPYYLGSQDGPGAKISNIELRHDNYDAWQMSMKMSLKSRRKFGFVDGTIKKPTTQFDLENWEAVHCTIVQWIRNTISPSLLDNVTYGYDASILWAELESQFAVVDGTKIHNLKTQLKDLKQTKGMSVTTYYGKLKSIWDSLAVHEPPFSCKCNKCECDIGKAAIQRLDNEKLHQFFMGLDTTLYGNIRSQQFQLDPLPTLNGAYNIVLQEERLRSESIPDVSDVSAFALSPANFNTHSKDRAPRRPLFCSHCETRGHEVATCFFKTNRFPEWWGDRPRTLAEYRHYRLTIAGGSRGSGSGAAGSGAAGSGAAGSGASGSGSGRDKDGTIPVRANAVMGPTAHSLLASDRLSGMCSWILDTGASNHVTGTLSCLETRKEINGRPVCLPNGQQVVAAMTGTVYINEFITLRDDRSLRTTIGAGELRDGLYWIRAGTRTAVVNNMTQQGTFDLWHRRLGHPSDKIVKLIPPLSSFNCDKTINKDLYTKGDKFTKRGRKCVFVGYPSNKKGWKLYDLETKSFFVSRDVIFHETEFPFNSHGATEISSPMADSISYDEPFDGSLYSDPGPDGAGNSTHDGSGEATVETPATDTSNSPTGAATDPSSSETGAAVPHETEDTVLGRGHRIRFPNSRLQGYILDTTHSPSPSPSPPSSPTSSSGTSYHLANYLNCNLFSEKHRNFLAAVTMGVEPPSFKEAIRDDGWCEAMKLEIDALERNDTWELSDLPPNKKALGCRWIYKIKYKSDGSIERLKARLVVFGNHQIEGLDYGETFAPVVKMVTVRIFLAIAAINKWELHQMDVHNAFLHGDLDEEVYMKIPPGFSRGKEGKVRLFILIYVDDLVIAGNDSSAVANFKSYLGKCFHMKDLGPLKYFLGLEISRSSEGIYVNQRKYALEIISEVGLLGCKPAQTPMEQHHTLGNATGPLLENIESYRRLVGRLVYLSVTRPDLSYAVHILSRFLHQPREDHMSAALRVVKYLKGSPGQGILLRADSNLNLTGWCDSDYGGCPTSRRSVSGWFIFLGDSPVSWKTKKQTTVSLSSAEAEYRSMANIVCELKWMKGLLLNFGININSPMKVFSDSKSALDLARNPVFHERTKHIEIDCHFIRDAIIEGLITAAHVSTTSQLADIFTKALGASQFHTLLRKLGVLDLHAPA from the exons ATGGCTGGAGACGACACCAACACAACTGTCTCCTTTCCCCGAATTGATCCCTCTAGCCCTTATTATCTCGGATCCCAAGATGGTCCGGGTGCTAAAATCTCAAATATCGAACTCCGTCATGACAACTATGACGCTTGGCAGATGTCAATGAAAATGTCGTTGAAATCCCGACGCAAATTTGGCTTCGTTGATGGAACAATCAAAAAACCCACCACTCAATTTGATCTTGAAAACTGGGAGGCGGTTCATTGTACCATTGTACAATGGATTCGTAACACGATCTCTCCGTCTTTACTGGATAACGTGACCTACGGGTATGATGCTTCAATTTTATGGGCCGAATTGGAGTCGCAGTTCGCGGTTGTCGACGGTACAAAAATTCACAATCTCAAAACTCAGTTAAAAGATCTCAAGCAAACTAAAGGTATGTCTGTTACCACTTATTATGGTAAATTGAAATCAATTTGGGACTCGCTTGCCGTTCATGAACCACCATTTTCGTGCAAATGTAACAAATGCGAGTGCGATATTGGCAAGGCCGCGATTCAGCGTCTTGACAACGAAAAATTACACCAATTCTTTATGGGACTAGATACGACTTTATACGGTAACATCCGCTCCCAACAATTTCAACTTGATCCCCTACCCACTTTGAATGGTGCTTATAATATCGTACTTCAAGAGGAACGACTTCGTTCCGAGTCTATTCCAGATGTGTCTGATGTCAGTGCCTTTGCACTGTCGCCTGCCAATTTTAATACCCATTCCAAAGACCGGGCTCCTCGTCGTCCTCTGTTTTGCTCTCACTGTGAGACCCGAGGACATGAGGTTGCAACTTGCTTCTTTAAGACAAATCGCTTCCCCGAGTGGTGGGGTGACAGGCCAAGGACCTTAGCCGAATATCGTCACTACCGACTGACAATTGCAGGAGGTTCGCGTGGTTCTGGTTCGGGTGCTGCGGGTTCGGGTGCTGCGGGTTCGGGTGCTGCGGGTTCGGGTGCCTCTGGTTCCGGGTCTGGTCGGGACAAGGATGGTACTATCCCTGTTCGTGCCAATGCTGTGATGGGACCTACGGCCCATTCTCTTCTTGCATCCGATCGACTAAGCGGTATGTGTAGTTGGATTCTTGACACCGGAGCTTCCAATCATGTGACGGGTACTTTGTCATGCTTGGAAACTCGCAAAGAAATTAATGGCCGGCCTGTTTGTCTACCAAATGGACAACAAGTTGTTGCTGCTATGACAGGAACCGTTTACATTAATGAATTCATCACCCTTCGGGAT GACCGTTCCTTGAGGACGACGATTGGAGCCGGTGAGTTACGGGATGGACTGTATTGGATTCGTGCGGGGACGAGGACTGCGGTGGTGAACAACATGACCCAACAAGGTACTTTTGATCTTTGGCATCGACGTCTTGGTCATCCGTCCGATAAGATAGTCAAGCTCATTCCTCCTCTTAGTAGTTTCAATTGCGATAAGACTATTAATAAGGATTTG TATACTAAAGGAGACAAATTTACTAAACGGGGACGTAAATGTGTATTCGTGGGTTATCCATCTAATAAGAAGGGGTGGAAACTTTATGACCTCGAAACAAAGTCGTTTTTTGTTTCCCGTGATGTTATTTTTCATGAAACGGAATtcccgtttaattctcatggggCCACTGAAATATCATCTCCTATGGCTGATTCGATCTCTTATGATGAACCCTTTGATGGGTCACTCTATTCTGACCCGGGTCCTGATGGGGCGGGAAATTCGACCCATGACGGGTCTGGTGAGGCCACGGTTGAGACCCCTGCCACTGACACAAGCAACAGCCCGACAGGGGCTGCCACTGACCCAAGCAGCAGCGAAACAGGGGCTGCCGTACCCCATGAAACAGAGGACACGGTACTAGGCCGCGGTCATCGCATCCGCTTTCCAAATTCCCGTCTTCAGGGCTACATTCTCGATACAACGCACAGTCCATCCCCGTCTCCCAGCCCACCGAGCTCTCCCACGTCGTCCTCAGGTACGTCTTATCATTTAGCAAATTATCTAAATTGCAATTTATTCTCGGAGAAACATCGTAATTTTTTGGCAGCTGTAACCATGGGTGTTGAACCACCATCCTTTAAAGAAGCTATCCGGGATGATGGGTGGTGCGAAGCTATGAAGCTCGAAATTGACGCTCTTGAACGAAATGACACTTGGGAACTTTCCGACCTTCCACCTAATAAGAAGGCCCTTGGGTGTCGATggatttataaaataaaatataaatctGATGGCTCGATCGAACGACTTAAGGCCCGTCTTGTTGTCTTTGGGAATCATCAAATCGAAGGTTTGGATTATGGTGAAACTTTTGCTCCCGTCGTTAAAATGGTCACTGTCCGTATATTTTTAGCTATTGCGGCTATAAATAAATGGGAGCTTCATCAAATGGATGTTCATAACGCTTTCTTACATGGTGACTTAGACGAGGAAGTCTACATGAAAATTCCTCCCGGTTTCAGTCGTGGCAAAGAAGGCAAA GTTCGACTCTTTATCCTTATTTATGTTGATGATCTGGTTATTGCGGGAAATGATTCTTCCGCTGTTGCAAATTTCAAGTCATATTTGGGAAAGTGCTTTCATATGAAGGATTTGGGACCGCTCAAATATTTTTTGGGTCTCGAAATTTCTCGTAGCTCGGAAGGAATTTATGTCAATCAACGAAAATATGCCCTTGAAATAATTTCTgaagttggtttattaggatgcAAGCCCGCTCAAACACCCATGGAGCAACATCACACACTTGGTAATGCTACTGGCCCTTTACTCGAAAATATCGAGTCCTATAGAAGACTTGTTGGCCGTCTTGTTTACCTCTCTGTGACCCGCCCCGACTTATCCTATGCCGTTCACATTCTATCCCGTTTTCTCCATCAACCCCGAGAGGATCATATGTCCGCGGCGTTACGAGTTGTCAAATATCTCAAAGGAAGCCCGGGTCAAGGCATTCTACTTCGTGCCGATAGTAACTTAAACCTTACGGGATGGTGTGATTCGGATTATGGTGGCTGTCCGACCTCTAGACGATCCGTTTCTGGTTGGTTTATTTTTCTCGGAGACTCACCTGTTTCgtggaaaacaaaaaaacaaaccacGGTCTCGTTATCCTCGGCCGAAGCAGAATATCGCTCCATGGCGAATATTGTTTGTGAATTAAAATGGATGAAAGGCCTTCTTCTTAATTTTGGCATCAATATCAACAGTCCCATGAAGGTCTTCTCAGATAGCAAGTCGGCTCTTGACCTTGCTCGCAACCCCGTCTTTCACGAGCGCACAAAGCACATTGAAATCGACTGCCACTTCATTCGGGATGCCATTATCGAGGGCCTAATCACTGCGGCTCATGTGTCTACTACGTCCCAATTGGCCGATATTTTTACCAAAGCTTTGGGCGCATCTCAATTCCATACTCTTCTCCGCAAGCTTGGCGTTCTCGACCTTCACGCTCCAGCTTGA